Proteins encoded together in one Vigna angularis cultivar LongXiaoDou No.4 chromosome 5, ASM1680809v1, whole genome shotgun sequence window:
- the LOC108339626 gene encoding ABC transporter G family member 9 isoform X3 has protein sequence MVQPGEILAMLGPSGSGKTTLLAALGGKLGGKLYGSITYNGKAFSNAMKRKTGFVTQDDVLYPHLTVTETLVFTAFLRLPSSLSKKEKIEHAKAVMAQLGLTKCKDSIIGSPLLRGVSGGEKKRVSIGQEMLINPSLLFLDEPTSGLDSTTAQRIVSILWELANGGRTVVMTIHQPSSRIYCMFHRVLLLSEGNLLYYGNGSEAMEYFTNIGFAPTMPLNPSDFLLDLANGVYTGQSNEDHALNKNKLISAYRNYFDVKFKPVIQEIPDYDKTQGRFEGNKFGEWPTSWSNQFLVLLKRDVKERKHASFSGLMVCQVLVAALITGLLWYKCDISRLQDQIGLLFFLTSFWGTMPLYQAIFTFPQELMMLEKERSSGMYKLSSYFISRMVGDLPMELVLPSIFITIIYWLVGLKNNVVNFLCTLVTIVLHVLVSQGLGLAIGAIVMDQKSATTLASLIVLTSVLVSGYYIQHVPKFVSWLKYFSINYYIYHLLMGSQYGSSDTYPCSHGKCLVAEYPLIEQMALHFQGKIMAASALFIMLIGYRLVAYLALMKIGITKKMR, from the exons ATGGTTCAACCTGGTGAAATTCTTGCCATGTTAGGTCCTTCTGGGAGTGGCAAAACTACTTTGCTAGCAGCATTGGGAGGCAAGCTTGGTGGGAAACTCTATGGAAGCATAACATATAATGGCAAAGCGTTCTCAAATGCAATGAAGAGGAAAACAGGTTTTGTGACACAAGATGATGTTCTCTATCCCCACTTGACTGTGACTGAAACTCTAGTGTTCACAGCCTTTCTCAGATTGCCAAGCAGTTTATCCAAAAAGGAGAAAATTGAGCATGCAAAAGCTGTGATGGCTCAACTTGGTTTAACCAAGTGCAAGGACAGCATCATTGGAAGCCCACTTCTTAGAGGTGTTTCTGGTGGGGAGAAAAAAAGGGTTAGTATTGGACAAGAAATGCTCATAAACCCAAGCTTGCTATTTCTGGATGAGCCAACCTCTGGCCTAGACTCAACAACAGCTCAAAGAATTGTCTCAATTTTATGGGAACTAGCAAATGGAGGAAGAACCGTTGTGATGACCATACATCAACCTTCAAGTAGGATTTACTGCATGTTTCACAGGGTGTTACTGCTTTCAGAAGGGAACTTACTATATTATGGAAATGGGTCTGAAGCTATGgaatattttactaatattgGATTTGCCCCTACCATGCCATTGAACCCCTCAGATTTCCTTTTGGATCTTGCAAATG GTGTCTACACTGGTCAATCGAATGAGGACCATGCCTTAAATAAGAACAAATTGATTTCTGCATATAGGAACTACTTTGATGTCAAATTTAAGCCAGTGATACAAGAAATTCCAGACTACGATAAAACTCAGGGTAGATTTGAAGGCAATAAATTTGGGGAATGGCCTACTAGTTGGTCAAATCAGTTTCTTGTACTGCTAAAAAGAGATGTCAAAGAGAGAAAACATGCATCATTTTCTGGCCTGATGGTTTGTCAGGTTCTTGTGGCTGCTCTTATTACAGGGTTACTATGGTATAAGTGTGATATTTCACGCTTGCAGGATCAG ATTGGACTTCTATTCTTCCTTACTAGCTTTTGGGGTACCATGCCTCTTTATCAAGCAATATTCACCTTCCCCCAAGAGCTAATGATGCTGGAGAAGGAACGATCCTCTGGAATGTACAAGCTCTCTTCATACTTCATTTCAAGGATGGTTGGTGACCTTCCAATGGAGCTCGTGCTTCCTTCAATATTCATCACCATAATCTATTGGCTGGTAGGGTTGAAAAACAATGTGGTAAATTTCCTATGCACACTTGTCACTATTGTACTCCATGTGTTGGTTTCACAAGGACTGGGCCTTGCCATTGGTGCTATTGTAATGGACCAGAAATCCGCAACCACACTGGCCTCATTGATTGTGCTAACTTCTGTTTTGGTTAGTGGATACTATATTCAACATGTGCCAAAATTTGTATCATGGCTCAAGTACTTCTCCATTAACTACTACATATACCATCTCCTGATGGGGTCTCAATATGGCTCAAGTGACACATACCCATGTTCTCATGGAAAGTGTTTGGTTGCAGAATATCCTTTGATAGAACAAATGGCGTTACATTTTCAAGGGAAAATCATGGCTGCATCGGCTCTATTCATAATGCTTATAGGATACAGATTAGTGGCCTATTTGGCTCTCATGAAAATTGGGATAACAAAGAAAATGCGATAG
- the LOC108339626 gene encoding ABC transporter G family member 9 isoform X1, translating to MKQEMENIESQTSYITTLQGEAPDISCKGNPSVTLKVLRFGSRIYLHALIGIKNFFRDVTYKIKTRKGGFLKSKIEEKVVLNGVAGMVQPGEILAMLGPSGSGKTTLLAALGGKLGGKLYGSITYNGKAFSNAMKRKTGFVTQDDVLYPHLTVTETLVFTAFLRLPSSLSKKEKIEHAKAVMAQLGLTKCKDSIIGSPLLRGVSGGEKKRVSIGQEMLINPSLLFLDEPTSGLDSTTAQRIVSILWELANGGRTVVMTIHQPSSRIYCMFHRVLLLSEGNLLYYGNGSEAMEYFTNIGFAPTMPLNPSDFLLDLANGVYTGQSNEDHALNKNKLISAYRNYFDVKFKPVIQEIPDYDKTQGRFEGNKFGEWPTSWSNQFLVLLKRDVKERKHASFSGLMVCQVLVAALITGLLWYKCDISRLQDQIGLLFFLTSFWGTMPLYQAIFTFPQELMMLEKERSSGMYKLSSYFISRMVGDLPMELVLPSIFITIIYWLVGLKNNVVNFLCTLVTIVLHVLVSQGLGLAIGAIVMDQKSATTLASLIVLTSVLVSGYYIQHVPKFVSWLKYFSINYYIYHLLMGSQYGSSDTYPCSHGKCLVAEYPLIEQMALHFQGKIMAASALFIMLIGYRLVAYLALMKIGITKKMR from the exons ATGAAGCAGGAGATGGAGAACATAGAGTCTCAAACTTCCTACATAACAACATTACAAGGCGAAGCACCTGACATCTCTTGCAAGGGGAATCCCTCCGTAACTCTAAAGGTTTTGAGATTTGGAAGTAGGATTTATCTTCATGCATTGATTGGAATAAAAAATTTC TTCCGAGATGTTACTTATAAAATTAAGACCAGAAAGGGGGGATTTCTGAAGAGCAAAATAGAAGAGAAAGTAGTTCTGAATGGAGTGGCAGGCATGGTTCAACCTGGTGAAATTCTTGCCATGTTAGGTCCTTCTGGGAGTGGCAAAACTACTTTGCTAGCAGCATTGGGAGGCAAGCTTGGTGGGAAACTCTATGGAAGCATAACATATAATGGCAAAGCGTTCTCAAATGCAATGAAGAGGAAAACAGGTTTTGTGACACAAGATGATGTTCTCTATCCCCACTTGACTGTGACTGAAACTCTAGTGTTCACAGCCTTTCTCAGATTGCCAAGCAGTTTATCCAAAAAGGAGAAAATTGAGCATGCAAAAGCTGTGATGGCTCAACTTGGTTTAACCAAGTGCAAGGACAGCATCATTGGAAGCCCACTTCTTAGAGGTGTTTCTGGTGGGGAGAAAAAAAGGGTTAGTATTGGACAAGAAATGCTCATAAACCCAAGCTTGCTATTTCTGGATGAGCCAACCTCTGGCCTAGACTCAACAACAGCTCAAAGAATTGTCTCAATTTTATGGGAACTAGCAAATGGAGGAAGAACCGTTGTGATGACCATACATCAACCTTCAAGTAGGATTTACTGCATGTTTCACAGGGTGTTACTGCTTTCAGAAGGGAACTTACTATATTATGGAAATGGGTCTGAAGCTATGgaatattttactaatattgGATTTGCCCCTACCATGCCATTGAACCCCTCAGATTTCCTTTTGGATCTTGCAAATG GTGTCTACACTGGTCAATCGAATGAGGACCATGCCTTAAATAAGAACAAATTGATTTCTGCATATAGGAACTACTTTGATGTCAAATTTAAGCCAGTGATACAAGAAATTCCAGACTACGATAAAACTCAGGGTAGATTTGAAGGCAATAAATTTGGGGAATGGCCTACTAGTTGGTCAAATCAGTTTCTTGTACTGCTAAAAAGAGATGTCAAAGAGAGAAAACATGCATCATTTTCTGGCCTGATGGTTTGTCAGGTTCTTGTGGCTGCTCTTATTACAGGGTTACTATGGTATAAGTGTGATATTTCACGCTTGCAGGATCAG ATTGGACTTCTATTCTTCCTTACTAGCTTTTGGGGTACCATGCCTCTTTATCAAGCAATATTCACCTTCCCCCAAGAGCTAATGATGCTGGAGAAGGAACGATCCTCTGGAATGTACAAGCTCTCTTCATACTTCATTTCAAGGATGGTTGGTGACCTTCCAATGGAGCTCGTGCTTCCTTCAATATTCATCACCATAATCTATTGGCTGGTAGGGTTGAAAAACAATGTGGTAAATTTCCTATGCACACTTGTCACTATTGTACTCCATGTGTTGGTTTCACAAGGACTGGGCCTTGCCATTGGTGCTATTGTAATGGACCAGAAATCCGCAACCACACTGGCCTCATTGATTGTGCTAACTTCTGTTTTGGTTAGTGGATACTATATTCAACATGTGCCAAAATTTGTATCATGGCTCAAGTACTTCTCCATTAACTACTACATATACCATCTCCTGATGGGGTCTCAATATGGCTCAAGTGACACATACCCATGTTCTCATGGAAAGTGTTTGGTTGCAGAATATCCTTTGATAGAACAAATGGCGTTACATTTTCAAGGGAAAATCATGGCTGCATCGGCTCTATTCATAATGCTTATAGGATACAGATTAGTGGCCTATTTGGCTCTCATGAAAATTGGGATAACAAAGAAAATGCGATAG
- the LOC108339626 gene encoding ABC transporter G family member 9 isoform X2, translated as MKQEMENIESQTSYITTLQGEAPDISCKGNPSVTLKFRDVTYKIKTRKGGFLKSKIEEKVVLNGVAGMVQPGEILAMLGPSGSGKTTLLAALGGKLGGKLYGSITYNGKAFSNAMKRKTGFVTQDDVLYPHLTVTETLVFTAFLRLPSSLSKKEKIEHAKAVMAQLGLTKCKDSIIGSPLLRGVSGGEKKRVSIGQEMLINPSLLFLDEPTSGLDSTTAQRIVSILWELANGGRTVVMTIHQPSSRIYCMFHRVLLLSEGNLLYYGNGSEAMEYFTNIGFAPTMPLNPSDFLLDLANGVYTGQSNEDHALNKNKLISAYRNYFDVKFKPVIQEIPDYDKTQGRFEGNKFGEWPTSWSNQFLVLLKRDVKERKHASFSGLMVCQVLVAALITGLLWYKCDISRLQDQIGLLFFLTSFWGTMPLYQAIFTFPQELMMLEKERSSGMYKLSSYFISRMVGDLPMELVLPSIFITIIYWLVGLKNNVVNFLCTLVTIVLHVLVSQGLGLAIGAIVMDQKSATTLASLIVLTSVLVSGYYIQHVPKFVSWLKYFSINYYIYHLLMGSQYGSSDTYPCSHGKCLVAEYPLIEQMALHFQGKIMAASALFIMLIGYRLVAYLALMKIGITKKMR; from the exons ATGAAGCAGGAGATGGAGAACATAGAGTCTCAAACTTCCTACATAACAACATTACAAGGCGAAGCACCTGACATCTCTTGCAAGGGGAATCCCTCCGTAACTCTAAAG TTCCGAGATGTTACTTATAAAATTAAGACCAGAAAGGGGGGATTTCTGAAGAGCAAAATAGAAGAGAAAGTAGTTCTGAATGGAGTGGCAGGCATGGTTCAACCTGGTGAAATTCTTGCCATGTTAGGTCCTTCTGGGAGTGGCAAAACTACTTTGCTAGCAGCATTGGGAGGCAAGCTTGGTGGGAAACTCTATGGAAGCATAACATATAATGGCAAAGCGTTCTCAAATGCAATGAAGAGGAAAACAGGTTTTGTGACACAAGATGATGTTCTCTATCCCCACTTGACTGTGACTGAAACTCTAGTGTTCACAGCCTTTCTCAGATTGCCAAGCAGTTTATCCAAAAAGGAGAAAATTGAGCATGCAAAAGCTGTGATGGCTCAACTTGGTTTAACCAAGTGCAAGGACAGCATCATTGGAAGCCCACTTCTTAGAGGTGTTTCTGGTGGGGAGAAAAAAAGGGTTAGTATTGGACAAGAAATGCTCATAAACCCAAGCTTGCTATTTCTGGATGAGCCAACCTCTGGCCTAGACTCAACAACAGCTCAAAGAATTGTCTCAATTTTATGGGAACTAGCAAATGGAGGAAGAACCGTTGTGATGACCATACATCAACCTTCAAGTAGGATTTACTGCATGTTTCACAGGGTGTTACTGCTTTCAGAAGGGAACTTACTATATTATGGAAATGGGTCTGAAGCTATGgaatattttactaatattgGATTTGCCCCTACCATGCCATTGAACCCCTCAGATTTCCTTTTGGATCTTGCAAATG GTGTCTACACTGGTCAATCGAATGAGGACCATGCCTTAAATAAGAACAAATTGATTTCTGCATATAGGAACTACTTTGATGTCAAATTTAAGCCAGTGATACAAGAAATTCCAGACTACGATAAAACTCAGGGTAGATTTGAAGGCAATAAATTTGGGGAATGGCCTACTAGTTGGTCAAATCAGTTTCTTGTACTGCTAAAAAGAGATGTCAAAGAGAGAAAACATGCATCATTTTCTGGCCTGATGGTTTGTCAGGTTCTTGTGGCTGCTCTTATTACAGGGTTACTATGGTATAAGTGTGATATTTCACGCTTGCAGGATCAG ATTGGACTTCTATTCTTCCTTACTAGCTTTTGGGGTACCATGCCTCTTTATCAAGCAATATTCACCTTCCCCCAAGAGCTAATGATGCTGGAGAAGGAACGATCCTCTGGAATGTACAAGCTCTCTTCATACTTCATTTCAAGGATGGTTGGTGACCTTCCAATGGAGCTCGTGCTTCCTTCAATATTCATCACCATAATCTATTGGCTGGTAGGGTTGAAAAACAATGTGGTAAATTTCCTATGCACACTTGTCACTATTGTACTCCATGTGTTGGTTTCACAAGGACTGGGCCTTGCCATTGGTGCTATTGTAATGGACCAGAAATCCGCAACCACACTGGCCTCATTGATTGTGCTAACTTCTGTTTTGGTTAGTGGATACTATATTCAACATGTGCCAAAATTTGTATCATGGCTCAAGTACTTCTCCATTAACTACTACATATACCATCTCCTGATGGGGTCTCAATATGGCTCAAGTGACACATACCCATGTTCTCATGGAAAGTGTTTGGTTGCAGAATATCCTTTGATAGAACAAATGGCGTTACATTTTCAAGGGAAAATCATGGCTGCATCGGCTCTATTCATAATGCTTATAGGATACAGATTAGTGGCCTATTTGGCTCTCATGAAAATTGGGATAACAAAGAAAATGCGATAG